From Streptomyces yatensis, one genomic window encodes:
- a CDS encoding CaiB/BaiF CoA transferase family protein: MSTLPLEDITVVGLEQAVAAPLATRRLADLGARIIKVEHPDGGDFARAYDDVVGGQSSVFVWLNRGKESVQLDLKNDADRAAFEEVLAAADVFVANLSPRALVDLGLDSEALCARHPGLIVCTISGYAPDGPQPGKKAYDALIQAEVGLMALTGWPDSPAKTGISVADIAAGSFAYSGVLAALRHRDRTGEALPVHVPLFGALTEWMAYPLYYTAHSGRTPAPMGTAHPTIAPYGAVPTAEGRHVMIAVQNEGEWRRLCTEVLDIPELLDDARLSSNALRVAHRAKLDELLERAFRTLPEAVLVERLEAARIAWARLNHVADLEHHPELAVPARWLDTRTPAGPIRTLTPVAAPGGRVARGGAVPALGQHTASVLAELAARRKETA, from the coding sequence GTGAGCACGCTCCCGCTTGAGGACATCACAGTGGTCGGCCTGGAGCAGGCCGTGGCCGCGCCGTTGGCCACCCGCCGGCTCGCCGACCTGGGCGCGCGGATCATCAAGGTCGAACATCCCGATGGTGGAGATTTCGCGCGTGCGTACGACGACGTCGTGGGCGGGCAGTCCAGCGTCTTCGTCTGGCTCAACCGGGGCAAGGAGTCCGTCCAGCTCGATCTGAAGAACGACGCCGACCGGGCGGCCTTCGAGGAGGTCCTGGCGGCCGCGGACGTCTTCGTCGCGAACCTGTCGCCGCGCGCCCTCGTCGACCTGGGCCTGGACTCCGAGGCACTATGCGCCCGGCATCCGGGGCTGATCGTCTGCACGATCTCGGGATACGCGCCGGACGGCCCGCAGCCCGGCAAGAAGGCCTATGACGCGCTGATTCAGGCCGAGGTCGGCCTGATGGCGCTGACGGGATGGCCGGACTCGCCGGCCAAGACCGGGATTTCGGTCGCCGACATCGCCGCCGGCTCGTTCGCCTACAGCGGCGTGCTGGCCGCGCTTCGGCACCGCGACCGGACCGGCGAGGCGCTCCCGGTGCACGTGCCACTGTTCGGTGCGCTGACCGAGTGGATGGCCTACCCGCTTTACTACACGGCGCACAGCGGGCGGACCCCGGCGCCGATGGGGACGGCACACCCCACCATCGCCCCGTACGGCGCGGTGCCGACCGCGGAGGGCCGACACGTGATGATCGCGGTACAGAACGAGGGCGAGTGGCGTCGGCTCTGCACCGAGGTGCTGGACATCCCGGAGCTGCTCGACGACGCTCGGCTGTCCAGCAACGCGCTGCGGGTGGCGCACCGCGCGAAGCTCGATGAGCTGCTCGAGCGGGCGTTCCGGACGCTGCCGGAGGCGGTGCTGGTCGAGCGGCTGGAGGCGGCCCGGATCGCGTGGGCCCGGCTGAACCATGTCGCCGACCTGGAGCACCACCCTGAGCTGGCCGTTCCTGCTCGCTGGCTCGACACACGCACTCCAGCCGGCCCGATCCGCACGCTGACCCCGGTCGCGGCCCCGGGCGGGCGGGTCGCCCGCGGCGGCGCGGTCCCGGCGCTGGGCCAGCACACCGCGTCGGTGCTCGCCGAGCTGGCAGCCCGACGGAAGGAGACGGCATGA
- a CDS encoding MaoC family dehydratase, which produces MTTHDGWQGRFFEDFVPGDVYRHPLGRTITTTDNIWFTLLTQNTAPLHFDHEYARRTEFGEPLVNSTFTLALVAGQSVTDVSQNVFANLGWTDIVLPAPVFEGDTIRSRSTVVEVRESRSRPTLGVITVRTAGVKQTGETVIEFSRTLLVYKRGHGPRSEDVV; this is translated from the coding sequence ATGACCACACACGACGGCTGGCAGGGCCGGTTCTTCGAGGACTTCGTGCCCGGCGACGTCTACCGGCACCCCTTGGGCCGCACGATCACCACCACCGACAACATCTGGTTCACCCTGCTGACCCAGAACACTGCGCCGCTGCACTTCGACCATGAGTACGCCCGGCGCACCGAGTTCGGCGAGCCACTGGTCAACTCGACGTTCACGCTTGCCCTCGTTGCGGGGCAGAGCGTCACCGACGTGTCCCAAAACGTGTTCGCCAACCTCGGCTGGACCGACATCGTGCTGCCCGCCCCGGTCTTCGAGGGCGACACGATCCGTTCCCGCTCCACCGTGGTGGAGGTCAGGGAGTCGCGATCGCGGCCGACCCTCGGCGTCATCACTGTGCGGACTGCCGGGGTCAAGCAGACCGGCGAGACGGTGATCGAGTTCAGCAGGACCTTGCTGGTTTACAAGCGCGGGCACGGCCCGCGATCGGAGGACGTGGTATGA
- a CDS encoding acyl-CoA dehydrogenase family protein has product MTTAATAARSDRTELRRDLRQLIDTICADYPDAYWREVDEARHYPEEFVNALTGTGCLGALVPEEYGGLGLGVGDASVLLEGINANGGNAGPVHAQLYTMGSVLRHGSEEQKRRYLPDIAAGKVRLQAFGVTEPTAGTDTTRIRTTATRTDDGYVIDGQKVFISRVQHSDLMLLLARTARREDVARKSDGMSLFLIDLREVEGVELRPIRTMVNHETNEVFFNSVRIPADALIGEEGEGFRYVLDGMNAERILIASECVGDGRWFVQRASRYATEREVFERPIGRNQGVQFPIAQAHVHIEAADLMRWKAADLFDAGLPCAAEANMAKLLASNASWEAADVALQTHGGYGMTAEYDIERKFRETRLYRIAPISSNLILSYIGEHVLGMPRSF; this is encoded by the coding sequence ATGACAACCGCCGCGACAGCTGCCCGCAGCGACCGCACCGAGCTGCGCCGTGACCTGCGGCAGCTCATCGACACCATCTGCGCGGACTACCCGGACGCCTACTGGCGGGAGGTCGACGAAGCGCGCCACTACCCGGAGGAGTTCGTCAACGCCCTGACCGGAACCGGATGCCTCGGCGCCCTGGTGCCCGAGGAGTACGGCGGCCTGGGCCTTGGCGTCGGTGACGCGTCGGTACTGCTGGAGGGGATCAACGCCAACGGCGGCAACGCCGGGCCGGTCCACGCTCAGCTCTACACGATGGGCTCGGTGCTGCGACATGGCAGCGAGGAGCAGAAGCGGCGCTACCTTCCCGACATCGCGGCGGGGAAGGTTCGGCTGCAGGCATTCGGCGTGACAGAGCCGACTGCGGGGACCGACACCACCCGGATCCGGACCACGGCGACGCGCACGGACGACGGGTACGTGATCGACGGCCAGAAGGTCTTCATCTCCCGCGTCCAGCACTCCGACCTGATGCTGCTGCTCGCCCGCACCGCCCGCCGCGAGGACGTGGCGCGCAAGTCCGACGGCATGTCGCTGTTCCTGATCGACCTGCGCGAGGTTGAAGGCGTCGAGCTGCGGCCGATCCGGACCATGGTCAACCACGAGACCAACGAGGTCTTCTTCAACAGCGTGCGTATCCCCGCCGACGCCCTGATCGGCGAGGAGGGCGAGGGCTTTCGCTACGTCCTGGACGGGATGAACGCAGAGCGCATCCTCATCGCCTCCGAGTGCGTCGGCGACGGGCGCTGGTTCGTGCAGCGCGCCTCCCGGTACGCGACCGAACGCGAGGTGTTCGAGCGGCCCATCGGCCGTAACCAGGGCGTGCAGTTCCCGATCGCGCAGGCCCACGTGCACATCGAGGCAGCCGATCTCATGCGCTGGAAGGCCGCGGACCTGTTCGACGCCGGGCTGCCCTGTGCGGCCGAGGCGAACATGGCGAAGCTGCTGGCGTCGAACGCCTCCTGGGAGGCCGCCGACGTCGCACTGCAGACCCACGGCGGCTATGGCATGACGGCGGAGTACGACATCGAGCGGAAGTTCCGGGAGACCCGGCTGTACCGGATCGCGCCGATCTCGTCGAACCTGATCCTCTCCTACATCGGGGAGCACGTCCTCGGCATGCCCCGGTCCTTCTGA
- a CDS encoding MmgE/PrpD family protein, producing MASTFRELADWAVAFAPTESDLRLARTALTDTLAVALAAEHEPIVEHTAGLPAALRWTAIGHTLDFDDVHLPSTSHISVVCASATLTVGGGDREFLAAAGVMARLGTALGWGHYQRGWHATCTAGAPTAAVAAALGLGLGAEGVLRAMALAVPAAGGLQRAFGTEAKPLQVGFATDAGVRAARLAAGGASADPAALDHWFDLVGGEHGLDLSGPAVPDGLAVKPFPCCYALQRPIGATRLFGPVPLDQVASVEMLVEESTLQPLVHHRPRAGAEGKFSLPYAVAATLVDGFPTAASFTDAAVARPEIVVLLDRTAVRTRPGGSGVLAGDTTIEIGLTDGSTTRRALHLPPGHPAAPLAPDELVAKITGCVGPERSRQVATAGWAEAARILAGAFPPDTTVPEPRK from the coding sequence ATGGCCAGCACGTTCCGCGAGCTCGCGGACTGGGCCGTGGCCTTCGCGCCCACCGAATCGGATCTGCGGCTGGCGCGGACGGCCCTGACCGACACCCTCGCCGTCGCCCTCGCCGCGGAGCACGAGCCGATCGTGGAGCACACCGCGGGCCTGCCGGCCGCGCTGCGCTGGACGGCGATCGGGCACACCCTCGACTTCGACGACGTCCATCTCCCCTCGACCTCCCACATCAGCGTGGTCTGCGCGAGCGCCACCCTCACCGTCGGTGGTGGCGACCGGGAGTTCCTGGCCGCGGCCGGCGTGATGGCGCGGCTCGGGACCGCGCTGGGATGGGGCCACTACCAGCGGGGCTGGCACGCGACCTGCACGGCCGGGGCGCCGACCGCGGCGGTCGCGGCCGCGCTGGGTCTGGGGCTCGGCGCGGAGGGCGTGCTGCGGGCGATGGCCTTGGCCGTCCCCGCCGCCGGTGGACTGCAGCGCGCGTTCGGCACTGAGGCCAAACCGCTGCAGGTCGGCTTCGCGACCGACGCGGGGGTCCGGGCGGCGCGGCTCGCCGCCGGCGGGGCGAGCGCCGATCCCGCCGCCCTCGACCACTGGTTCGATCTGGTCGGAGGCGAGCACGGGCTCGACCTCTCCGGGCCCGCGGTGCCGGACGGGCTCGCGGTCAAGCCGTTCCCGTGCTGCTACGCCCTGCAGCGCCCGATCGGGGCCACGCGACTGTTCGGCCCGGTCCCGCTCGACCAGGTCGCTTCGGTCGAGATGCTGGTCGAGGAGTCCACCCTGCAGCCGCTGGTCCACCACCGCCCGCGCGCCGGTGCGGAGGGCAAATTCTCGCTGCCCTACGCCGTCGCCGCGACCCTGGTCGACGGGTTCCCCACGGCAGCGAGCTTCACTGACGCGGCCGTCGCCCGGCCGGAGATCGTCGTCCTCCTCGATCGCACCGCCGTACGCACGCGGCCGGGAGGGTCCGGTGTGCTCGCGGGGGACACCACGATTGAAATCGGCCTCACGGACGGTTCCACCACCCGCCGCGCTTTGCATTTGCCGCCGGGGCATCCCGCGGCACCCCTCGCCCCCGACGAACTGGTTGCGAAGATCACCGGCTGTGTGGGCCCGGAGCGCAGCCGGCAGGTCGCCACCGCCGGCTGGGCCGAGGCCGCCCGGATCCTGGCCGGGGCGTTTCCACCCGACACCACAGTCCCCGAACCGAGAAAGTGA
- a CDS encoding muconolactone Delta-isomerase yields the protein MADFLVTIDTTGVMALPVDTRVDVIERERAAGLALIEAGTLKGIWRLPGEKGNVGIWSARDADELHDVLQSLPIFPYARFEVRALATHPLISGDYNFARA from the coding sequence ATGGCCGACTTCCTGGTCACCATCGACACCACCGGCGTCATGGCGCTGCCGGTCGACACCCGCGTTGACGTGATCGAGCGGGAACGTGCCGCCGGCCTCGCGCTGATCGAGGCCGGCACGTTGAAGGGAATCTGGCGGCTGCCCGGTGAGAAGGGCAACGTCGGCATCTGGTCCGCCCGGGACGCCGACGAGCTGCACGACGTCCTGCAGTCGTTGCCGATCTTCCCGTACGCCAGGTTCGAGGTGCGGGCACTGGCGACCCATCCGCTGATCTCGGGCGACTACAACTTCGCCCGAGCCTGA
- a CDS encoding dipeptidase → MATSRYAGYRSFSYLEPGRDYAEFTLAAEVDRLPPHDLGLTMDEEARAERLLAENIAVSLHDHPVRLPERAEAELFAWTREARLAYGYEGLSRSGLDAVFDNLGWGACESRNGWKWDDVITDLGMRLCDFAHQDYVIRAESVDDIRRAHAEDRLAVVAGLEGAALIENEVDRLDVLYGLGIRQMGVAYSDANSLGSGLREKSDGGLTAFGRRAVRRMNQLGIAIDLSHAGDRTALDVIEASEKPVLITHAGARGLWDTPRMKPDEVIRACTESGGMIGIEAAPHTTVSPDHRRHTIESVMDHFRYCVDLVGIEHVGFGPDTFFGDHMGLHHAMSEKLGVADAITSGPRFEPVEHVAGLENPGECFRNITRWLVKHGYSDAEIAAVIGGNALRVLEKIW, encoded by the coding sequence GTGGCAACATCACGCTACGCCGGGTACCGGTCCTTCTCGTACCTGGAGCCGGGACGGGACTACGCCGAGTTCACACTGGCGGCGGAGGTGGACCGGCTGCCCCCGCACGATCTCGGGCTGACCATGGACGAGGAGGCCCGTGCGGAACGCCTCCTGGCCGAGAACATCGCCGTCTCGCTGCACGACCACCCGGTGCGCCTGCCGGAGAGGGCGGAAGCGGAGCTGTTCGCCTGGACCCGCGAGGCCCGCCTCGCCTACGGCTACGAAGGGCTGAGCCGCTCCGGGCTGGACGCGGTGTTCGACAACCTCGGCTGGGGCGCCTGCGAGTCCCGGAACGGGTGGAAGTGGGACGACGTCATCACCGACCTCGGCATGCGCCTGTGCGACTTCGCCCACCAGGACTACGTGATTCGCGCGGAGTCGGTCGACGACATCCGGCGCGCACACGCCGAGGACAGGCTCGCCGTCGTCGCGGGGCTGGAGGGGGCGGCCCTGATCGAGAACGAGGTCGACCGGCTCGACGTGCTCTACGGCCTTGGCATCCGACAGATGGGCGTCGCCTACAGCGACGCGAACTCCCTCGGCAGCGGCCTGCGCGAGAAGAGCGACGGCGGCCTGACCGCCTTTGGCAGGCGCGCGGTGCGGCGGATGAACCAGCTCGGCATCGCGATCGATCTGTCGCACGCCGGGGACCGCACCGCGCTCGACGTGATCGAGGCGAGCGAAAAGCCCGTCCTGATCACCCACGCCGGTGCCCGGGGGCTCTGGGACACCCCGCGGATGAAGCCCGACGAGGTCATCCGGGCCTGTACCGAGTCCGGCGGCATGATCGGGATCGAGGCGGCCCCGCACACGACGGTCAGCCCGGACCACCGCCGGCACACCATCGAGTCGGTCATGGACCACTTCCGGTACTGCGTCGACCTGGTCGGAATCGAGCACGTCGGGTTCGGTCCGGACACCTTCTTCGGCGACCACATGGGGCTGCACCACGCGATGAGCGAGAAGCTCGGCGTCGCCGACGCCATCACCTCCGGCCCGCGGTTCGAGCCGGTCGAGCACGTGGCGGGGCTGGAGAACCCCGGCGAGTGCTTCCGCAACATCACCCGCTGGCTGGTCAAGCACGGCTACTCCGACGCGGAGATCGCTGCCGTGATCGGCGGGAACGCCCTGCGGGTGCTCGAGAAGATCTGGTAA
- a CDS encoding MFS transporter: MQKKILGAAMVGHIVESFDFVIYGYSATIIAKHFFPAGDSTLAILSTLAVYSIAFVVRPLGGAVFGSMGDRLGLRTALSTVVLIMAVSTAAIGVLPTYEVVGIAAPLLLLLCRLAQGLSMGAEYTSAASYVMEQAPPDRRALCTSAVGSATFIGAALAAFTLLALRLSSASAYADWTWRLPFLLGGVMALIGLYMRLRLEETKTFRAIEDRGETTSTPVRDSFRDWRVFLLLLTIFSLLAVVAQNFLGYLPTYLTTTGGLPAVTTLVASGIALVLCAGLSILTGALADRIGRKPLLIAGIVVAVLGSVPAYVIAAGGSLFTTVVAEILLVIPAALVGMTATVVAVELVPPQIRATSTALTYNIAYAVLGGTAPLVGTLFTARFGRLAPGAYITVLAALALVVVIVALPETRNRAVTVTRPRDADAEPVSDVLSST, translated from the coding sequence ATGCAGAAGAAAATCCTCGGCGCGGCCATGGTCGGACACATCGTCGAGTCCTTCGACTTCGTCATCTACGGCTACTCGGCGACGATCATCGCCAAGCACTTCTTCCCCGCCGGAGACTCCACGCTGGCCATCCTGTCCACACTGGCCGTCTACAGCATCGCGTTCGTGGTGCGGCCACTCGGCGGGGCCGTGTTCGGCAGCATGGGCGACCGTCTCGGCCTCCGCACCGCGCTGTCCACCGTCGTGCTGATCATGGCGGTCTCGACCGCCGCCATCGGCGTGCTGCCCACTTATGAGGTCGTGGGCATTGCCGCGCCGTTGCTTCTGCTGCTCTGCCGGCTCGCCCAGGGGCTCTCCATGGGCGCCGAGTACACCAGCGCGGCCTCCTATGTGATGGAACAGGCGCCCCCGGACCGGCGCGCCCTCTGCACCAGCGCCGTCGGCAGCGCGACCTTCATCGGCGCGGCCCTCGCGGCGTTCACGTTGCTCGCCCTGCGGCTGTCCTCCGCCTCGGCGTACGCGGACTGGACCTGGCGGCTGCCCTTCCTGCTCGGTGGCGTGATGGCGCTGATCGGCCTCTACATGCGCCTGCGTCTGGAGGAGACGAAGACCTTCCGAGCCATCGAGGACCGCGGCGAGACGACGTCGACCCCGGTCCGGGACTCCTTCCGCGACTGGCGGGTCTTCCTCCTGCTGCTCACGATCTTCTCGCTGCTCGCCGTGGTCGCCCAAAACTTTCTCGGCTACCTGCCCACCTACCTCACGACCACCGGCGGCCTCCCCGCGGTGACGACGCTCGTCGCCAGCGGCATCGCCCTCGTGCTGTGCGCCGGGCTGTCCATCCTGACGGGCGCGCTCGCCGACCGGATCGGCCGCAAGCCGCTACTGATCGCCGGCATCGTCGTCGCGGTGCTGGGTTCGGTTCCGGCCTACGTGATCGCGGCAGGCGGATCACTGTTCACTACAGTCGTCGCGGAGATCCTGCTGGTCATCCCGGCCGCGCTGGTCGGCATGACGGCGACGGTCGTGGCGGTGGAGCTGGTTCCGCCGCAGATCCGCGCGACCAGCACCGCACTGACCTACAACATCGCCTACGCCGTGCTCGGGGGAACGGCGCCACTGGTCGGCACGCTGTTCACAGCCCGGTTCGGCAGGCTCGCACCCGGTGCCTACATCACCGTTCTGGCCGCGCTCGCCCTCGTCGTGGTGATCGTCGCGCTGCCCGAGACCCGCAACCGCGCGGTGACCGTGACCCGGCCCCGCGACGCCGACGCCGAGCCCGTCTCCGACGTGCTCTCGAGCACATGA
- a CDS encoding amidohydrolase, whose amino-acid sequence MTPYLEEEPVPTTVKERIAAEFGRHEPEVVALSHRIGEHPELAFEEHKTTAEIIDLLRAHGGFAIEEGVAGLDTAFTATVGSGSLAVGLCAELDALPGIGHGCGHNVIAASAIGAALALAPVADELGLTVRLLGTPAEERGAGKAILLRKGAFDGLHAALMVHPTLKDMATPHIRALGHWSLEYHGRTGHASRPFDALNAADAVTVAQVAIGLLRQQLKDSDRVHTVIKEAGTAVNVIPGHAVVEVMIRSDTLTEVEALWARVRNCFEAGALAAGVRLTVGEPLMWLNGFRHDTDLAELFQNNAEALGRTFPDYPDRSLGSTDMSEVSVHMPAIHPVLSFDRPAEEGNHTAAFARAARGPEGDRAIHDGGLALAWTTADAAQDERLRHRLTHTGPFSWAGSTEEEGER is encoded by the coding sequence ATGACCCCGTACCTTGAGGAGGAACCCGTGCCGACCACGGTGAAGGAGCGGATCGCCGCCGAGTTTGGGCGCCACGAGCCCGAGGTTGTCGCGCTGTCGCATCGCATCGGCGAGCATCCAGAGCTCGCCTTCGAGGAGCACAAGACCACCGCGGAGATCATCGACCTGCTGCGCGCCCACGGCGGGTTCGCGATCGAGGAGGGCGTCGCCGGGCTGGACACGGCGTTCACCGCCACGGTGGGCAGCGGCTCCCTCGCAGTGGGCCTGTGCGCCGAACTCGACGCGCTCCCCGGCATCGGACACGGCTGCGGGCACAACGTGATCGCGGCGAGCGCGATCGGGGCCGCCCTCGCACTGGCCCCGGTGGCCGACGAGCTCGGCCTGACAGTGCGGCTCCTCGGCACACCCGCCGAGGAGCGCGGGGCCGGCAAGGCGATCCTGCTGCGGAAGGGGGCCTTCGACGGGCTGCACGCCGCCTTGATGGTGCACCCGACGCTCAAGGACATGGCCACCCCACACATCCGGGCCCTCGGGCACTGGTCGCTGGAGTACCACGGCCGCACCGGCCACGCCTCGCGTCCGTTCGACGCGCTCAACGCGGCCGACGCGGTCACCGTCGCCCAGGTCGCGATCGGGCTGCTGCGCCAGCAGCTCAAGGACTCCGACCGCGTCCACACGGTGATCAAGGAAGCCGGGACCGCGGTCAACGTCATCCCCGGACACGCCGTCGTCGAGGTCATGATCCGCTCCGACACACTCACCGAGGTTGAGGCCCTGTGGGCGCGGGTGCGGAACTGCTTCGAGGCCGGCGCGCTCGCCGCCGGGGTGCGGTTGACGGTCGGGGAGCCGCTGATGTGGCTTAACGGCTTCCGCCACGACACGGACTTGGCGGAGCTCTTCCAGAACAACGCCGAGGCGCTGGGCCGGACCTTCCCGGACTACCCCGACCGCTCCCTCGGCTCGACCGACATGTCCGAGGTGTCGGTGCACATGCCGGCGATCCATCCGGTGCTCTCATTCGACCGCCCGGCCGAGGAGGGCAACCACACCGCCGCGTTCGCCCGCGCCGCCCGCGGGCCGGAGGGCGACCGCGCGATCCACGACGGCGGGCTCGCTCTGGCCTGGACGACCGCCGACGCCGCGCAGGACGAGCGCCTCCGACACCGGCTCACCCACACCGGCCCCTTCAGCTGGGCCGGCTCGACGGAAGAAGAAGGAGAACGATGA
- a CDS encoding alcohol dehydrogenase catalytic domain-containing protein, translated as MRAARITAFGGPEVFEVTDVPAPEPAAGEVLVRLHAAGLNRADIIVREGRFPEAPKPPMILGVEGAGEIAVVGDGVTGFAPGDRVAINPMKVCDKCEKCRSGRDSECPRLQIVGEHFDGAYAEYIALPARNVVPAPAGLGYDQLAAGIVAYMTAWHMLKTRGQLQPGETVLVVGAGSGVASAAVQVAKALGATVIATTSTERKEEQVRALGADEVVNYHAESNFHESVRKLTGGLGVDVVHETVGRATVQKSVLSARHGGRLVGMGSHTGKTAELDLWSLYRREITFIGCHTSNRAEIAEFLPLLADGSLSPVVDSVFPLGAAPEAQARLDAPDRFGKVVLSIG; from the coding sequence ATGAGGGCAGCGCGAATCACCGCGTTCGGCGGACCGGAGGTCTTCGAGGTCACCGACGTACCCGCCCCCGAGCCGGCCGCGGGCGAAGTGCTGGTGCGGCTACACGCCGCCGGGCTGAACCGGGCCGACATCATCGTCAGAGAGGGCAGGTTTCCAGAGGCACCGAAACCACCGATGATCCTCGGGGTCGAGGGGGCCGGAGAGATCGCCGTCGTCGGCGACGGGGTCACCGGGTTCGCCCCAGGCGACCGGGTCGCGATCAACCCGATGAAGGTCTGCGACAAGTGCGAAAAGTGCCGGAGCGGCCGGGACAGCGAGTGCCCCCGCCTGCAGATCGTCGGGGAGCACTTCGACGGCGCCTACGCGGAGTACATCGCGCTGCCCGCCCGCAACGTCGTCCCGGCCCCCGCCGGGCTGGGGTACGACCAGCTCGCCGCCGGCATCGTCGCCTACATGACGGCCTGGCACATGCTGAAGACCCGCGGTCAGCTCCAGCCCGGCGAGACCGTGCTCGTCGTCGGCGCGGGCAGCGGTGTCGCGAGCGCCGCGGTGCAGGTCGCGAAGGCGCTGGGCGCCACGGTGATCGCCACGACCAGCACCGAGCGCAAGGAGGAGCAGGTCCGCGCGCTCGGCGCCGACGAGGTGGTCAACTACCATGCGGAGTCGAACTTCCACGAATCGGTGCGCAAGCTGACCGGCGGACTGGGCGTCGACGTGGTGCACGAGACCGTTGGGCGCGCGACGGTGCAGAAGTCCGTCCTGTCCGCGCGACACGGTGGCCGGCTGGTCGGCATGGGCTCGCACACCGGCAAGACCGCCGAACTGGACCTCTGGAGCCTCTACCGGCGCGAGATCACCTTCATCGGCTGCCACACCTCGAACCGCGCCGAGATCGCCGAGTTCCTGCCGCTGCTGGCCGACGGCTCGCTCAGCCCCGTCGTCGACTCGGTCTTCCCGCTGGGCGCCGCGCCCGAGGCCCAGGCCCGGCTCGACGCACCCGACCGCTTCGGCAAGGTCGTGCTCTCGATCGGCTGA
- a CDS encoding IclR family transcriptional regulator, which produces MGQLETSKGISSVLSTLQVLEVVAQRQPIGVSELARATGMPKSSVHRCLVTLREAGWLKIVDPNRVLWGVTSKPLDIGLSSSGEQSLRDVAHPHLEALRDSINETVHLVIRDGNSLTIIMREDSRQAVRTFVEIGTRAPLHATSCGLAVLAKLGDDEINGLLACGLNRYTDTTPTSLERVREEIERTRTRGFSTNDESWWRPGVSAIGAAIMNSAGRPVAALAVSVPSSRFERDKIAAYGECAVKTAAAISESLADR; this is translated from the coding sequence ATGGGACAGCTGGAAACGAGCAAGGGCATCAGCAGCGTCCTGAGCACCCTGCAGGTGCTGGAGGTCGTCGCGCAGCGCCAGCCGATCGGGGTGTCCGAATTGGCGCGCGCCACCGGCATGCCGAAAAGCAGCGTCCACCGGTGCCTGGTCACCCTCCGAGAGGCGGGGTGGCTGAAGATCGTGGACCCGAACCGGGTGCTCTGGGGAGTGACCAGCAAACCCCTCGACATCGGACTCAGCAGCTCCGGGGAGCAAAGCCTGCGCGACGTCGCGCACCCCCATCTTGAGGCCCTGCGCGACTCCATCAACGAGACCGTCCACCTCGTCATCCGAGACGGCAACTCACTTACGATCATCATGCGGGAGGACAGCCGGCAGGCCGTGCGGACGTTTGTCGAGATCGGGACCCGGGCCCCGCTGCACGCCACCTCGTGTGGCCTGGCCGTGCTCGCGAAGCTCGGCGACGACGAGATCAACGGCCTGCTGGCCTGCGGTCTCAACCGCTACACCGACACCACACCTACCTCGCTGGAGCGGGTCCGGGAGGAGATCGAGCGGACCCGCACCCGGGGGTTCTCGACCAACGACGAGTCCTGGTGGCGGCCGGGGGTCAGCGCCATCGGCGCCGCCATCATGAACTCGGCCGGGCGTCCGGTGGCCGCGCTCGCCGTATCGGTGCCGTCCAGCCGTTTCGAACGCGACAAGATCGCGGCCTACGGCGAGTGCGCGGTGAAGACGGCGGCGGCGATCTCGGAGTCGCTGGCGGACCGCTGA